The Chitinophaga lutea genome contains the following window.
GACATCGCTTCCATGGAGGTGCTGAAAGACGCCTCGGCCACGGCCATCTACGGCTCCCGCGGCGCCAACGGGGTGATCATCATCTCCACCAAGAAAGGCCAGACGGGCCCCGCCAAACTCGACTTCGGGTACTCCGTGGGCGCCAGCAGCATCATGAAACAACTGAAAGTGCTCAACGCGGCGGAATACCGCGCGGCGCTGAAACAATATAACGCGGCCGGCGGCGACGACGGCGGCGACAGCGACGGGATGAAAGAGATCCTCCGCACCGGCATTACCCAGAACTACAGCCTGGCCATCAGCGGCGGCAACGAAAACGGCCGCTACCGCGCCTCCTTCGGCCTTATGGACCAGCAGGGCATCGTGCGCAAATCGGGCATGAAAAAATATACGGGCAACCTCTCCGGGCAATTCAAATTCCTGGAAAGCAAACGCCTGGGGGTAGATTTCAACGTGATGGCGGCCCAAACGGTGGAACAACTGGCGCCCATCACCAACAACGCGGGTTTCACGGGCAGCCTCATCGCACAGGCGCTGCAATGGAACCCGACCACGCCCATCCGCAACGCAGACGGGTCTTTCCACCTGCTGGCCAAAAACTCGCCGGTGAACCCGCTGGCCATGTCGGAAGCATGGGACGATAAGTCGAGCATCTCCTACATCCTCGGCAACATCTCCCCGTATTTCAAGATCACCGACGACCTGGAATACCGCTTCCTGTTCTCCATCAACCGCCAGACGGGCATCCGCAAGGCGCAGATCAAATCCTTCATCAACCTGGAAGGGGTGCAGGACCTGGGACAGGCCTACTACGGTAACGCGGAACTGACCACGAAACTGTTCACCCACACCCTGAGCTATAACAAACAGCTGACTTCGGCCTTCAACCTGAACGCGGTGGTGGGGTACGAATACCAGGACTTTAACTTCCAGGGAATGGACCTCGGCGCGCTGGGCTTCTCCACGGACGCGCTGCCTTATACGAGCATCCTCCAGAACGCCAGCCAGGCGAACACCTTCATGAGCTCTTACGTAAACCCGAAATCCGAACTGCAATCCGTGTTCGGCAGGGTAACGGCGAACCTGCACGACCGGTATCTGCTCACGGCCACGCTCCGCGCGGACGGGTCGAGCAAATTCGGGTCGAACAACAAATACGGCTACTTCCCCTCTTTCGCGGCGAAGTGGAACATCAACAACGAAGCCTTCATGAAAGGCAACACCCTCTTCCAGCAACTGGCCCTTCGTGTAGGCTGGGGCATCACGGGCAACCAGGAATTCCCCGCAGGCGCGGCGCAGGAGCAATATGCGCTCGGGGCCAGCGGCAGCGCGAGCCTCGCCAACGTGGCCAACCCGGACCTGAAATGGGAAAAATCCAGCCAGCTGAACGCGGGGGTGGACTTCTCCATGCTGGACAACCGCATCTCGGGTAACGTGGACTACTTCCATAAAAAAACCTCCGACCTGCTGTTCAACTTCCCCACCATCCTGCCGGCGCCGGCTTCTTCCTACTGGATCAACCTGCCTGGCGAAGTGATCAACAAAGGCGTGGAACTGGCGCTGAAAGGGGAGATCATCCGCGGCCGCAAATTCACCTGGATGCTGGGCGTGAACGCCACCTTCATCAAAAACGAACTGCAGAACTACACCGGGCCCAACGTGCTCACGGGCGCCATCAGCGGCCAGGGCGTGTCTGACGCCTCCGTACAGCGCTTCGCCAACGGGCACCCGCTCAACGTGTTTTACGTGAGAAGGTTCCAGGGCTTCGATAAAGACGGGCAGGGCATCTACGAAAACGGCGGCAATACCATGTACTACGCCGGCGACCCGAACCCGAAACAGATGCTGGGCCTCACCACGGAACTGGGCTTCAAAAAATGGTGGCTGACCATCAACATGAACGGCGCTTTCGGGCACTACGTGTACAACAACACGGCCAACACCGTACTGCCCATCACCAACCTGGGCTCCCGCAACCTGGCC
Protein-coding sequences here:
- a CDS encoding SusC/RagA family TonB-linked outer membrane protein, producing the protein MTKMRLIKALLFCPLLFLLASTVLAQTKSVTGKITDEKGGPIPGATISIKGTSSGTVTDADGAFKLNVPTGATVLVVSSIGYAQQEINIASTSTVSVSLVPENTTLTDVVVVGYGIARKKDLTGSVASLKAKDFNRGITNAPDQLIQGKVAGLMVVNNNGAPGAAATVRIRGNSSVRSGNQPLYVIDGVPLDGRVARPNINANNLGQMPDANPLNFVNAADIASMEVLKDASATAIYGSRGANGVIIISTKKGQTGPAKLDFGYSVGASSIMKQLKVLNAAEYRAALKQYNAAGGDDGGDSDGMKEILRTGITQNYSLAISGGNENGRYRASFGLMDQQGIVRKSGMKKYTGNLSGQFKFLESKRLGVDFNVMAAQTVEQLAPITNNAGFTGSLIAQALQWNPTTPIRNADGSFHLLAKNSPVNPLAMSEAWDDKSSISYILGNISPYFKITDDLEYRFLFSINRQTGIRKAQIKSFINLEGVQDLGQAYYGNAELTTKLFTHTLSYNKQLTSAFNLNAVVGYEYQDFNFQGMDLGALGFSTDALPYTSILQNASQANTFMSSYVNPKSELQSVFGRVTANLHDRYLLTATLRADGSSKFGSNNKYGYFPSFAAKWNINNEAFMKGNTLFQQLALRVGWGITGNQEFPAGAAQEQYALGASGSASLANVANPDLKWEKSSQLNAGVDFSMLDNRISGNVDYFHKKTSDLLFNFPTILPAPASSYWINLPGEVINKGVELALKGEIIRGRKFTWMLGVNATFIKNELQNYTGPNVLTGAISGQGVSDASVQRFANGHPLNVFYVRRFQGFDKDGQGIYENGGNTMYYAGDPNPKQMLGLTTELGFKKWWLTINMNGAFGHYVYNNTANTVLPITNLGSRNLAKAIIGNGESPSNPITTSDRYLEKANFMKMSNVSLNYSLGNIGQVFKNVNLSLTGQNLFVITKYSGFDPEVNTDKSINGVTSFGIEYAPYPTARNIILGLTLSL